A genomic window from Myxococcales bacterium includes:
- a CDS encoding glycosyltransferase family 4 protein, protein MPAPLRDGRRPRLLFLVASDWYFLCHRLSLGLAAQAAGYDVTVVTPTGPYTTQIEAAGLRHVPVVMDRQGRNPLSDLNTTRRLVELYRRERPDVVHHVAIKPMIYGTVAAKAARVPAIVNAMPGMGYVFLNKDPLSRAIRVMVETAYKALLTSPNTRTILQNPDDLEKWIAWGVMRRDRVVLIRGAGVDTARFAPAPEPEGPCFVVLPARLLRDKGVREFVEAARALRAEGLAARFGLVGEPDPGNPASITSDEVAAWAREGLVETLGWRDDMERVHRESHVTCLPSYGEGLPKALLEAAASGRAIVSTDVPGCREVARHDENALLVPPRDARALTAALRRVIVDKELRLRLGARGREIALADFDQSHVARATLDVYAELLALVAARR, encoded by the coding sequence ATGCCGGCGCCGCTCCGGGACGGACGGAGGCCGCGCCTTCTCTTCCTCGTCGCCTCCGACTGGTACTTCCTGTGCCATCGGCTCTCGCTCGGCCTCGCAGCGCAGGCCGCCGGATACGACGTGACGGTCGTCACGCCCACGGGGCCGTACACGACCCAGATCGAGGCAGCCGGCCTCCGCCACGTGCCGGTGGTGATGGATCGTCAGGGCCGAAACCCCCTCTCCGACCTCAACACCACCCGCCGGCTCGTCGAGCTCTACCGGCGCGAGCGCCCCGACGTCGTGCACCACGTGGCGATCAAGCCGATGATCTACGGCACCGTGGCCGCCAAGGCGGCCCGCGTGCCCGCGATCGTCAACGCCATGCCCGGCATGGGCTATGTCTTCCTGAACAAGGACCCGCTGTCGCGCGCCATCCGCGTCATGGTCGAGACCGCGTACAAGGCGCTGCTTACGTCCCCAAACACGCGCACCATCCTCCAGAACCCCGACGACCTCGAGAAGTGGATCGCGTGGGGAGTCATGCGCCGCGATCGCGTCGTGCTCATCCGCGGCGCCGGCGTCGACACCGCCCGCTTCGCGCCCGCCCCGGAGCCGGAAGGGCCCTGTTTCGTCGTGCTCCCCGCGCGCCTCTTGAGGGACAAGGGGGTTCGGGAGTTCGTCGAGGCCGCCCGTGCGCTCCGCGCCGAAGGCCTGGCCGCGCGCTTCGGGCTGGTCGGCGAGCCCGACCCTGGCAACCCTGCCTCCATCACGTCGGACGAGGTGGCCGCGTGGGCGCGCGAGGGTCTCGTCGAGACCCTCGGGTGGCGCGACGACATGGAGCGCGTGCATCGCGAATCGCACGTGACGTGCCTGCCCTCCTACGGAGAGGGGCTCCCGAAGGCGCTGCTCGAGGCGGCGGCGTCGGGGCGCGCGATCGTGTCGACCGACGTGCCGGGCTGCCGAGAGGTGGCGCGCCACGACGAGAACGCGCTGCTGGTGCCGCCTCGCGACGCGCGCGCGCTGACCGCCGCGCTCCGGCGGGTCATCGTGGACAAGGAGCTGCGGCTTCGGCTGGGCGCCCGCGGTCGCGAGATAGCGCTCGCCGACTTCGACCAAAGTCACGTCGCCCGCGCCACCCTCGACGTCTACGCCGAGCTGCTCGCTCTAGTAGCAGCCCGTCGATAA
- a CDS encoding DUF3473 domain-containing protein has protein sequence MSPARPSVRTSRSRRRSSRTRRARRSRATGRQASPSTSARRGSSRCVLDEERPVVYYIHPREIDPHHPRSPMKPLAKFSAYVNLASTEPKVRQLLRDFPSTSFEGYLRDHPVS, from the coding sequence ATCTCACCCGCGAGGCCTTCCGTAAGGACATCGCGGAGTCGAAGAAGGTCCTCGAGGACGCGGCGGGCAAGGCGGTCAAGGGCTACCGGGCGCCAGGCTTCTCCGTCGACCAGCGCTCGCCGTGGTTCTTCGAGGTGCGTCCTCGACGAGGAGCGACCGGTTGTATATTACATTCACCCGCGCGAGATCGATCCGCACCACCCGCGCTCGCCGATGAAGCCCCTCGCGAAGTTCAGCGCCTACGTGAACCTCGCGTCCACCGAGCCGAAGGTGCGACAGCTCTTGCGCGACTTTCCGTCGACGAGCTTCGAGGGCTATCTGCGCGACCACCCGGTGTCGTAG
- a CDS encoding DUF3575 domain-containing protein, with product MRKRAPLFALGAVLLPLLGLAAPAAAEEEKKAAEHEPEDAKPALPSKKNVVFADLGLHVIGLGFQRTVAPHVAVAVSGGLYDPWTVTEKVGDIRGWMIRARPYFYATEEAPRGLWISPFIQGGSVHGTQNGVEKSGGTGALGASIGYALLLGNIVHLSLGLGGQLHFAKLEGSAAPPSFYTAGLHLDATLGFAF from the coding sequence ATGCGAAAGCGCGCTCCTCTCTTCGCCCTCGGCGCCGTGCTCCTGCCCCTCTTGGGCCTCGCCGCCCCAGCCGCGGCCGAGGAGGAGAAGAAGGCAGCCGAGCACGAGCCGGAGGACGCCAAGCCCGCGCTCCCGTCGAAGAAGAACGTCGTGTTCGCCGACCTCGGCCTGCACGTCATCGGTCTCGGCTTCCAACGCACAGTGGCGCCTCACGTGGCCGTCGCGGTCTCGGGCGGGCTCTACGATCCGTGGACCGTGACCGAGAAGGTCGGCGATATTCGCGGGTGGATGATCCGCGCGCGCCCCTACTTCTACGCGACGGAAGAGGCCCCGCGCGGCCTCTGGATCTCGCCGTTCATTCAGGGCGGGTCGGTGCACGGAACCCAGAACGGCGTGGAGAAGTCCGGCGGGACCGGCGCCCTCGGCGCGTCGATCGGGTATGCGCTGCTGCTCGGCAACATCGTCCACCTCTCGCTCGGGCTCGGCGGGCAGCTCCACTTCGCCAAGCTCGAGGGCAGCGCGGCGCCGCCGAGCTTCTACACGGCGGGCCTCCACCTCGACGCCACCCTCGGCTTCGCGTTCTAG
- a CDS encoding metallophosphoesterase: protein MTTEIVYLTDVEGRWDKLADALSGHVGVSLRGDHIEVAEDATLVFGGDATDRGSAGRRVMRALLDAKMRHPSRVALLAGNRDLNKLRLRVELCGRPPERAPTEVRQGPRAELLRWLFTNTMGAREAFDNRAIELDVTGAGADDAVVGSFLDDVGRDGLTTRYLAQCQLGVRFDETLFVHGGVTSESLGHVPGLRSSASSRARESVDEWLEALNRWYAEQLDAYAGARDLESGAYEPIVAYQAPVPGTRRHQASVVYGRLADAHNNPELPPADVRAALRRSGVSRLVVGHTPTGDVPVVLRAEAERFELVCADNSYGRLERGPRVVVRGDELTMEGSARLDGGDEARALTRLSLAERSGPIGLRDRSTGHLVGGRLAGDQVYLYRSAGGFVVEQLAQATSEAAGRPLAEPAERTPG, encoded by the coding sequence GTGACCACCGAGATCGTGTACCTGACCGACGTCGAGGGGCGCTGGGACAAGCTCGCGGACGCGCTGAGCGGTCACGTGGGGGTCAGCCTGCGCGGGGACCACATCGAGGTCGCCGAGGACGCGACCCTCGTCTTTGGGGGCGACGCGACCGATCGCGGGAGCGCGGGGCGGCGCGTGATGCGGGCGCTGCTGGACGCCAAGATGCGTCACCCAAGCCGCGTGGCGCTCCTCGCGGGGAATCGCGATCTGAACAAGCTGCGCCTGCGAGTCGAGCTCTGCGGCAGGCCGCCCGAGCGCGCGCCTACGGAGGTGCGCCAGGGGCCGCGGGCCGAGCTCCTCCGGTGGCTCTTCACGAACACGATGGGCGCGCGCGAAGCGTTCGACAACCGGGCGATCGAGCTCGACGTCACCGGCGCCGGCGCCGACGACGCGGTCGTGGGCTCGTTCCTCGACGACGTGGGTCGCGACGGTCTGACGACCCGTTACCTCGCGCAATGCCAGCTCGGCGTTCGGTTCGACGAGACCCTGTTCGTGCACGGCGGCGTCACCTCCGAGAGCCTGGGTCACGTCCCCGGTCTTCGTTCGAGCGCGAGCTCGCGCGCACGCGAGAGCGTCGACGAATGGCTCGAGGCCCTGAACCGCTGGTACGCCGAGCAGCTCGACGCCTACGCGGGCGCGCGCGACCTCGAGAGCGGCGCCTACGAGCCTATCGTCGCGTACCAGGCGCCCGTTCCCGGCACGCGACGGCACCAAGCGAGCGTCGTGTATGGCCGCCTCGCCGACGCGCACAACAACCCCGAGCTGCCGCCGGCGGACGTGCGCGCGGCGCTGCGGCGGAGCGGCGTCTCTCGGCTCGTGGTGGGGCACACGCCGACCGGCGACGTGCCCGTGGTGCTGCGCGCGGAGGCCGAGCGCTTCGAGCTCGTGTGCGCCGACAACTCGTACGGGCGCCTGGAGCGCGGGCCCCGCGTGGTGGTGCGCGGCGACGAGCTCACTATGGAGGGGAGCGCGCGGCTCGACGGCGGCGACGAGGCGCGCGCCCTGACGAGGCTCTCGCTCGCGGAGCGCAGTGGGCCGATCGGGCTACGCGATCGCAGCACGGGACACCTCGTGGGCGGGCGCCTCGCGGGCGACCAGGTGTACCTCTACCGCTCGGCCGGGGGCTTCGTGGTCGAACAGCTCGCGCAGGCGACCTCGGAGGCGGCGGGGCGACCGCTGGCGGAGCCGGCCGAGCGCACGCCGGGCTAG
- a CDS encoding molybdopterin-dependent oxidoreductase — protein sequence MATSAPRGARDPGLGAVEHHKTLCNRDCPDVCGIVATVEGGRVTRLRGDPEHPITRGFLCHRTSHFLETQYDPARLTTPLWRARLDDEFQPISWEEALTRAAESLLRIRAESGPAAIFHYRSGGSLGLLKHLSDYFFERFGPVTQKRGDICSGAGDAAQLLDFGEEDSRDLSELKDAKHILLWGKNVFVSSPHLIPLLNEARRRGTTLALIDPVHHKTASICDLVAQPRPGGDFALAMAVGRRLFELGLTDPEAATYCDHLAELRALCFSRSLEAWREEADVPLEAIDALARRLGDGPTTVFIGWGMGRRQNGGAIVRALDALVAITGNLGVPGGGASFYFKRRGAFDLSFIGRAAPPRTVCEPRFGAEVLGMSDPPIRAVWITAGNPVAMLPESRTIERALRTRELVVVVDAFLTDTARCAHLVLPTTTLLEADDLLGSYGHAFIGAAVPVVPPPEGVKSDLGIVQALAERVGLASDLAGDARAWKERMLAKVAPYGVTPERLAQGAVPNPLAPKALFEGRVFPTPSGKVNLIYEMPTRGAPRVTEEHPLLLTALSTERSQSSQWARGRSTPREGASAEERLAVATVHPDAAAKAGLCDGEEAVVEGGLGSLRVHVRCDARQRRDVLLLPKGGHLRDGRCANALIPARTTDLGEGGALHDEPVRLRRPS from the coding sequence ATGGCAACCTCGGCGCCGCGCGGCGCGCGCGACCCCGGACTCGGCGCAGTCGAGCACCACAAGACCCTCTGCAACCGCGACTGTCCCGACGTGTGCGGCATCGTCGCGACTGTGGAGGGCGGTCGCGTGACGCGCCTCCGGGGCGATCCCGAGCACCCCATCACGCGCGGCTTCTTGTGCCACCGCACGAGCCATTTCTTGGAGACGCAGTACGACCCCGCGCGGCTCACCACGCCGCTGTGGCGCGCGCGGCTCGACGACGAATTTCAGCCCATTTCGTGGGAAGAGGCGCTCACCCGCGCCGCCGAGTCGCTCCTTCGGATACGCGCCGAATCCGGCCCCGCGGCCATTTTTCATTACCGAAGCGGCGGCTCCCTGGGGCTCTTGAAGCACCTCTCGGACTACTTCTTCGAGCGCTTCGGCCCGGTGACGCAGAAGCGCGGCGACATCTGCTCGGGCGCGGGCGACGCGGCGCAGCTGCTCGATTTCGGCGAGGAGGACAGCCGCGATCTGTCCGAGCTGAAAGATGCAAAGCACATCCTTCTGTGGGGGAAGAACGTCTTCGTCTCGAGCCCACACCTCATCCCGCTCTTGAACGAGGCGCGGCGGCGCGGGACGACCCTCGCGCTCATCGACCCCGTCCACCACAAGACCGCGTCGATCTGCGACCTGGTCGCCCAGCCCCGCCCTGGCGGTGATTTCGCGCTCGCCATGGCGGTCGGGCGGCGGCTCTTCGAGCTCGGCCTCACCGACCCCGAGGCCGCCACCTACTGCGACCACCTGGCGGAGCTGCGCGCCCTCTGCTTCTCCCGGAGCCTGGAGGCCTGGCGGGAAGAGGCCGACGTGCCGCTCGAGGCCATCGACGCGCTCGCGCGGCGCCTCGGCGACGGCCCCACCACGGTGTTCATCGGCTGGGGCATGGGGCGGAGGCAAAACGGCGGGGCCATCGTGCGCGCGCTCGACGCGCTCGTGGCCATCACCGGGAACCTCGGCGTGCCCGGGGGCGGCGCGTCGTTCTACTTCAAGCGGCGCGGGGCGTTCGACCTGTCGTTCATCGGGCGGGCGGCGCCGCCGCGCACGGTCTGCGAGCCGCGCTTCGGCGCCGAGGTGCTGGGCATGAGCGACCCGCCCATTCGCGCGGTGTGGATCACCGCGGGCAACCCGGTGGCCATGCTCCCGGAGTCGCGCACGATCGAGCGGGCGCTCCGCACGCGCGAGCTCGTCGTGGTGGTCGACGCGTTCCTCACCGACACGGCCCGCTGCGCGCACCTCGTGCTGCCCACCACCACCCTGCTCGAGGCCGACGATCTCCTGGGCTCCTACGGGCACGCCTTCATCGGCGCCGCCGTGCCGGTGGTGCCGCCCCCGGAGGGCGTGAAGAGCGATCTCGGGATCGTGCAGGCCCTCGCCGAGCGCGTGGGCCTCGCGAGCGATCTCGCCGGCGACGCGCGCGCGTGGAAGGAGCGCATGCTCGCGAAGGTCGCCCCCTACGGGGTCACGCCGGAGCGCCTCGCCCAGGGCGCGGTGCCGAACCCGCTCGCGCCGAAGGCTCTTTTCGAGGGGCGGGTGTTCCCGACGCCGAGCGGAAAGGTCAACCTTATTTACGAGATGCCGACGCGAGGCGCGCCCCGCGTGACGGAAGAGCACCCGCTCTTGCTCACCGCGCTGTCCACCGAGCGCTCGCAGTCCTCGCAGTGGGCACGCGGACGCTCGACCCCGCGCGAGGGCGCGAGCGCAGAGGAGCGCCTCGCGGTCGCCACGGTGCACCCCGACGCCGCGGCGAAGGCCGGGCTGTGCGACGGCGAGGAGGCCGTGGTCGAGGGGGGCCTCGGCTCACTCCGCGTGCACGTGCGCTGCGACGCGAGGCAGCGCCGCGAC